AGCCGCGTTTTAATGTTTTATCAAATAGCGTATAGCGGGTAGCGTTTAGCGTATATATTTTTGTTTTGTAATAGATGATTGGGTTCTAGGAGTTAACTCTGGGTGATTAATAATCTTACATTTAAAATTACAAAAAATGATCTCCCTCAAAGGCTTGATAAATATATTTTAAAAAAAATAGGGACTTCGTCCCGTTCATTAATTGCTGACGTGATTTCCTCAGGCGATATACTTCTCAATGATAAAAAGACACAAAAGGGGAAACTGTTAAGACAAAACGACAGTGTCAAAATAGTAAAATTATTGGAAACATGTGATATAAAAGTTATTCCGAACAAAAAGATAAAGCTAGATATCATTTATGAAGATGAGAGTCTTTTAATAATAAACAAACCTTCCGGAATACCCGTTCATCCTATAAAGCCAACAGAGACAGATACCTTGTCTAATGCCCTTGTAGCATATAATCCTAAGTTAAGTAAAATTATTGAAGATAACCCGCTTTTCCCGGCATTTGTGCACAGATTAGATACTATGACCAGTGGCGTAATTGTTGCCGCTAAGAATATGGCTACCTATATGTATATGCGAGAACAGTTTAAGAAGAGGAAAGTAAAGAAGATATATTATGCGTTAGTTGAAGGTATCGTTAAAAAAGACGGTGAAATAGATAACTATATGGCGCATGATCCAAAAGATAAAAAGCGGATGGTGGTATTAAAAAGTTATGATAAGGCCCGAAGGGTACTTCGTGCCATTACAAAGTATACAGTTAAAAAAAATATGGAAAGCCATACTGTGGCTAAAATACAGATAAAGACGGGTGTTATGCACCAGATACGATGCCACATGGCATCAATAGGCCATCCGTTAGTGGGGGACAAGATCTATAATAAAAATAAGTGTGAAGAAGCTTTTTTACATGAAAAGAGGCGAAGCCTCCATGCGTATGAGATAGGGTTTATATATCCGAGAACGAGAGATAAAGTTACATTTACATCAGAATTACCGAATAATCTTAAATAAATGACTTTACGGGCACAGTATTTTATTGACAGATTGCGCGATCTCTATACAATTATTCCTAAAAATAAATGGAGGAGAGTCGAAATGATAAAAAAGCTTTTTATAGTAGTGGCAATAGCAGTAATGGCATTAACAGCGTCAAATGTATTTGCATTTACAATAACAAATGGCGATTTTGAAAGCGGGTCAGCTGGTTGGCTTGGATACGATCGAGATGGGGCAGGTACAGCGGCAGGATCATTCGCAGCTGATACGTTTCCTATTCCTTCAGCAAGTACAGGTGGAACTGATTACGGGGCTGGTAAATATACAGCAGCTATTGCTGACAGTAAATCATGGTTCCTTTATGTCAATTCAGCTGATAGCGTTGGGCAAGCATCTTATTCTGGTTTATATCAAGATATTAATTCAGGTTTTAGCATAGGTGACACTGTAGGGGTATCGGCTCGTCTTGTTACACTAGATGCGGGTGCAGATCGGTTTTCTCATATAAAACTTGAGTTTTATGATGCAGACGATGGGACGATTTCTGATAGTGATTCATCCTCTGGAACTGAGGGTGTGAATAAGGCGACAACAACATATGGTTATGGGGAAAATTTAACGTTAGTATGGACAGCAACTGTCCCTGACACTACTTCATACTTCAGGGTAAATTTGATTTTAAATACAAATGCGGATGCTTCTGATGCAAGTGCTATGTGGGATAATGTAAGCGCCGTTCCCGAACCATCTACCGTAGGACTTTTCGGTATAGGGCTCATAGGTTTAGTTGGTGCTGGTGTGAGAAAATATAGAAAGAAAAAGATATAAACTTTTTCTTTCAGCTATAAGTTATGGTAAAAGAGCCCCGATAATATCGGGGCTCTTTTTTTTAATTAGCGAGATTTGATATGTTGTTTCAGTTTTGCCAAAATATGTTTTTATGCGCAACGAAAAACAACCGGGGAGAAGTCACAGTGAAAGTGACGAAGTCACAAAAAAGGGGACAGTCCCGAATTATTCAAGAATAATAGGGACAGTCCCCTTTTTTTAGAATCGCAAACCGTACAATGAGTTTTTAGCACCCAAAACCCAGCACCTAGAGCCTTTTTCTATAGTCTTATGGCTAATCTTTTATCCAAAAGAACTTGGTTAAGAAAGATCCCTTTTTCTAAAACAATTAAAGGGTTATCTTCATTTTTTGAGTAAAAAATATCCATTTAAAACCGGACATTTTAACTTTGGGTTGACAAGAAGTCACATATTTATTGACAGATTTGCGTAAGCATACATAATTATTCCTAAAATAAAGTAGAGGAGAGTGTCTACATGATAAAAAAACTTCTTATAGCAGTATCGATTGCAGTCATGGCATTAACAGCATCAAATGTATTTGCAATAACAGTTGGTGATCCTGGATTTGAACTAGGGTCATATTGGTCGTATAATTCAGGGACGAATGCTTCTAGTGACAGAACAAATACGTTTCCTCCAGATGGGTATGCTAGTTACACATCGGCAATAGCTGATACTTATTCAGCTTTTATGAATGTGGAACAAGCATCTGGCTTTGCTCAGGTATATCAGCAATTTACAACTGGTTTTTCTGAAGGAGATATGGTGGGTTTATCTGGGAGAGTGGTGCAGTTTGACGGTGAAGCGGATCAGAGATGGGGGCAGATAAAAATTGAGTTTTATAATGGTGTTGACCCGATTTCTGATTTTGTTTCAACAGAGGGATTTGAAGGGGTTAATTATGTTTCAGGCACTTATAACTACGCTGCTGCAACAACAATCAGTTTTCAGAAAGAAGTTCCTGCTACTTGCGATAAAGTTGTTATAGTATTTGAAGTGGTAACAGGAGGATCACCTAGCGGGAATGCTAGTATGTTGGTAGATTCAGTTCAAGCAGTCCCAGAACCATCTACAGTCGGACTTTTCGGTATAGGTCTTATCGGTTTAGTGGGTGCTGGTGTAAGAAAATATAGAAAGAAAAAGATATAAACTTTTTCTTTCAGCTATAAGCTGTAAGTTTTAAGCTATAAGATATGGTGAAAGAGCCCCGATAATATCGGGGCTCTTTTTTTAATTAGTGGAATAGTAAAAATAGTAAAAGTGACGAAGTCACCAGCGGCACAAAAAAGGGGACAGTCCCCTTTTTTTACAAACCGTACAATGAGTTTTTAGCACCCAAAACCCAGCACCTAGAGCCTTTTTCTATAGTCTTATGGCTAATCTTTTATCCAAAAGAACTTGGTTAAGGAACATACCTTTTTCTAAAACAATTAAAGGGTTATCTTCATTTCTTGAGTAAAAATATCTAAAAAAAGATTGCGTTAAGTCATATCTAGCATGGTTATACAGTTAAAGAAATAGGTGAGTATTTAAATGCTCATTATTCAACAGTTAGTAAAATCCTGAAAAAATCACAATTCAAGACCTGATCCCTTTTTTACTGCTTGTTGATGATAAGATCTATAATAAAAATAAGAGTGGAGAAGCTTTTTTACATGAAAAGAGGCGAAGCCTCCATGCGTATGAGATAGGGTTTATACATCCGAAAACACAAGAGAAGGTCACATTTAAATCAGAATTACCAAAAACTTTAAATTGAAAGTGACGAAGTCACATACATGTTGACAAATTTTGGTGAATATATATAATTATTCTTAAAATTAAATGAAGGAGAATCGAAATGACAAAGAAGTTTCTTATAATAATGGCAATAGTAGTAATGGCGTTAACAGCTTCAAATGTGTTTGCAATTACAGTATTAAATGGTGATTTTGAGTCAGGTGATGGTGATGTAGGTACTGCATCTAACTGGACCCCCTATTATTCATTCGGCGGAGGAAGTGCTATTTGGTATACGGAAAATGAATCTAAAACTTATCATTATCCACCTGATGGATATGCAAATTATACAACGGCAATAGCGGGAGATGGTTCATATTTTATTGAAACCAATGCTAGTGCAAAACATGCAGGTATTTTTCAAGATTTTACCACAGGATTTTCAGTGGGTGAGTCTTTGGTATGGTCAGCCCAGGTAGTTTCGTATGAAGCTAATGGTACTGATGCTTTAAAAGGGGCAATTAAAGTTGAATATTATGATTCTACTGATTTTGATAGTAAACTTAGTGAAAGTAATTCAAGTACCGATGCAGGTGCTTCTGCAGGTACTACATATATAAACGCTGCAAACACTTTAGATAGTGTTTTAACTATTGGTTGGACAAATGAAGTGCCGGTTGGAACACTGGGTATTAGATTGAACATTGTTTTGAATAATGATTCTCTAGGGGCGCAAGGTGCAGTATTAGTAGATAATGTTTCAGCTGTACCCGAACCATCTACAGTCGGACTATTCGGTATAGGTCTTATTGGTTTAGTTGGTGCTGGTATAAGAAGATATAGAAAGAAAAAAGCTTAACTCAGCTATAAGCTGTAAGTTGTAAGCTATAAGATATGGAAAAGAGCAGGGAGTTAATCCCTGCTCTTTTTTTTAAATTAGCGAGATTTGATATGTTGTTTCAGTTTTGCCAAAATATGTTTTTATGCGCAACGAAAAACAAACGGGGAGAAGTCACAGTGAAAGTGCCGGAGGTACAAAAAAGGGGACAGTCCCGAATTATTCTTGAATAATAGGGACAGTCCCCTTTTTTTAGGAGTACTCAAACCGTGAACCGAACACCACTGACAAAAAACAGTAAAAGTGACGAAGTCACCGAAGTTACTAGCACAGTCTTTTTGCTAATCCTTCATCCAAAAGCACTTGGTTAAGGAACATACCTTTTTCTAAAACAATTAAAGGGTTATCTTCATTTTTTGAGTAAAAAATATCTGTAAGATACCGGCCATATTTATCTCTACCGTGACTTTTGATTATAACGAACGGTAAATCTTTAAGTGTTTTTGAAACAAACTTAGATGCATCAATACCTTTTTTTGTCTCAATGGCTGGAGTATCTATACCACGCAACCTAATCTTTTGTTTAACCCATATTTTGAAACCGCAATCGATGTTTACCCAAATAGTGTCACCATCAACGATTTTTTTGATCTGTGCTTTATAAGTATATAAATGTCTACGATTAGTTGTTGCTGCAACAAACTTGTAGTTGTTTTTGGTTTTAACACTTTGTGCGAAATTGCCTTTAAAATTTGTTGTATCAGATTCCTTATAAATATTAAAACCACAATCAATAAGAAAATTATCTGTGTAGACATCTTTAAATATCTTATATGTGTAAAGCCTACCTTTCGAAACAGACAGTTTTTTCTTTTTTTTTCCAGAAAACTTTATGGGCGGAATTTCTTCCTCTTTATTTTCTTTAAGAAAAGTTTCTAATGCTCTGTTTGACAAGTTATCAGTCGAAACTTTAGATTCAATTAGATCTCTCTTTTCTTTGTCTTTAACCGAGGATAATAAACGGTAATGAGACCACTTTAGGTTTTCGGAGAGTTTAAAATCAGGATATGTATTATAAAATTGAGACATTTGGTAGAGGAGACGTTCACCAACAGAAAGATCTCGAGAAAGACTTTTATATAGTTTTTTGCCGTAATCAGCTCGATGCTTATTTTTTGTGAGGTGGTCAGATATCGATTTACCTATATTCCAGTATGCTGCGATCTTTTCCGTGTCATAAGCTTTTTGAGCACGAACAATGCCTTCAGCGATTTCTTTTTTAAGCTGTTTTAATAGCTTTGAGTATGGAGCTTCTGAAACAAGGGACGTAGTCATAAGACTATTATATAGATATTGCACGCTGTGTGCAATATCTATTTGGGGGGTGGTAAACACTACTAACAAAAACACTAAAAGTGAGGAAGCAACAGTGAAAGTGACGAAGTCACCGGAGGTACAGTGAAAGTGCTGGAGGCACAAAAAAGGGGACTGTCCCAATTATTCAAGAATAATTGGGACAGTCCCCTTTTTTAACACTACAAACAAAAAACAGTAAAAGCAACGAAGTTGCCGAAGTCACTCCATTTGTGGGAGTATTGATTCTTCCTCTTCTTTAAGTTGTTCCCATTTCGCTGTCTGAGACATGAACATACCACCTGAACGTAAATAGGTGCCTTTTTCAAGATATATTTCTTTAGGTACTTTACGTGTCATAAATATAGATTTCCACATCTTAACATTTTCAGCCGCAGGATAATTGAATAGTGTTGGGCTGAGATATACATTAGGTATATCACCGATTATTTTCTCGATTTTAGCATAATCTAGATTTGAGAAAGGTAGCCATATCGCTGTACGGTTACAATACCAAGCAATAGCCCACGGTATATCAGTAACAACCACTTCGTTAGGACCGACAAGCTGCTCAATAGTTTTCATTTGCTTTTCAGTTTGTGCACGAGCACTTTTCCCGCCACCAATAAACTTCGTGATAAGAGGGAAAATATTAATGAGAATAAATACCGTGAGTATTAGTAACTTCATTTTTCGTGAGATAGCAAAATATGATGAATCAACAGCATAGTAATAGTAATGTGCCGCAGCCATAATAATAAAAGGGATAAAAGGAACAAGGAGATTAGTGCCCGGATAAAAAAGGCTCATAACAATAAGAAATACAAAAGACGCAAAAATATAAAATCTTCGGAATGCAAATGTTCGCACATTTTCGTAGAGTACGAAAAGCGATACAAGGAAAAGCACCATGAGATAATTATTTGGAAGAAAAATGATTTGTCGGTATAGCGCTTGAATACCGTAATATGTTTTTTGCACAAGAGCCAGACCGAGAGCTTTGTTCGGTATATTTATGTCTCTTACGATACGTAAAAATGAGTTCCCCGGAAAAATATTCGAGAACATAATAGATTTATAAAATTCGAGTGTATAAAAAGGGTTGCCGGTAACAACATAGTTTCTGTATAACCAGGGAGATATTGAGAGAACAAAGATAAGCGTAAAATATACAATATGCCTTATTTTTTTGCTTTCAAACGAACTCATAATATGAAAAACAACAACAAAGTAAAGCAGCCCATACGCGTATTGTGACAAGAAACATAGTCCGAGTAAAAGACCTGCAAGCAGGGTAATGAGAACAGATTCCTCATTGAGGTAGTAGAGCACAAAGAGAAACAACATAAACATGAATATCAGAAACGACATGGGAAGACCCGAAATACTGTAATCAAGCATAGCAGAGTTTGTAATATATAATGCGAGCGTAAGAAACGCTGTTTTTGAATCAAAAAGTTTACATGCCATAAGAAATATAAGTGGGATACTCAAGAGATAAAAAAGACTGCTTGTAAGCGCAACAACACGGTCAGTAGCACCAAACACTCTAAACATGCCTGCAAGTACCATTGTGTAGAGTGGAGGGGCCGTTAGCTCAGGGTGATCGACGATATCAGGTGAGACTGTTAGTGCGTACGGCCTAATAAGTTTTGTGGTAAAACCTTCACCGGTAGCTACATTGCGTGCGATCTGTGCAGTATCCATTGCATCAATTTTTGTAAGCCCATCAAAGCGTATAGCATAAAACAGGAAAAATATGAGAAGACTTAAAAATACCCATAAAAGAATCTTTCCCGGAATTTTAATGTATTCCTCAACATTATCATTAAATTTAATAAATATTTCTTCTACACGACCAGCAAAAAACGATTTAAAAATATCCATGTGTTCTCCTTAGTATTCGTAACATTTAGTGTGTATATTACTCTATATCATTATTGTCTTCAAGTTTTTCCCAAAGTTGTTTGTCTGATATTATAACACCGCCAAAATCCATTGATTTTCCTTTATTGAGATCAATATCCCAGGGAAGATATTTGTGGAATTGTGCGTTAAGCCATACAGATATATTTTCTCCGGCAGGAAACGATCTGAGTAACGGACTCAAATAGATACATTGTATAGGGCCAACACTGCTTTTGATCTTGTTATAATCATCTCTATTATAGGGAATCCATACTGATTTACGGTTAGAGTACCATGCAATAGCCCAGGGAATATCAGAGATGATGACTTTATCAGCGTCAGTAAGTTGTTCTATTCCATTCATGCGGTTAACAGGATACGGGCTTATTGTGGCACCACCATGGACTAAAGATGTCATTAAGGGGTACATATTAACGATAATAAAAGCAAGTAACAGTAATTGTCTTATTCTTTTTGATAGGTTACGCGTGAAATGACCATTAATAATATATGTGATAAAATAGAAAACGGCATAAACGATAACAATAGGGATAAAAGGAATTAAGATATTAATTCCTGGATAATAAAGAGATAATATCAGAGTTATGGTAAGAAATAAGACCAATACTATTTTCTTGAAAGACAAAAGTTTGAGATTTTCTTGTTTTGCAAAAAAATACATTATAAAAAACGGCATAAGGTAATTTTGTGGAAGATAGAGAAGGTTATTATAATTAATATATATACCGTAGTAAAATTTCTTAATAATTAATGAAATGAATTGAAAAAAAGATATATCTATAGGACTCGTTGAGCATAACAAGTAATTTTCAGGAAATGTTGTTGTAAACATAAGCGGTTTTAAGAATTCAAGTGTATAAAAAGGATTTCCTGTAAGAACACTATTTCTTATGAGCCAGGGGCATGTAGTAATAAGAAAGAATACGGTGAAAAGAACGCATGCTTTAACTTTATCTTTTTTAGCGTCAATTGACATATAGATATAAAATAGTAATGGCGCGTACAGGAGTCCATAAGAGTATCGTGTGAGGTAGCACAGGCCAAGAATAATTCCGATTGCAGCAACTCTTACGAAATATCTATCGGGTATTTTGTAGAGCAAGAGTATAAGTATAAGAAAAAGGAATATGAGAAGAGATACGGAAAGACCTGAGATACTGTAAGAGAGCAATACCGGATTTGTTATATATAGTGCAAGCGAATATAAAGCGATACGTTTATCAAATAATCTCATGCATAAAAAGAAGAAGAGCGGAACACTCAGAAGATAAAATACAGCGCTAGATAAAGCAACGATCTTATCGCTTTTATGAAAGAATGATATGAAGCGTGAAACGATATAAGGGTTTAGTGGAGGCGTTATTATATCTGATTGCGGTAGGGTTGTTTTCTCGTTAATTGTTTTAGGAAGCAAAAAAGACGTTGTAAAACCTTTTCCTTTAGCTATGTTTTGTGCAATTTGCGCGTCATTTATTGCGTCAATTTCTATTAATCCGTTAAAGCGTATTGAAAAGAAAACAAAGAAAATAACGATGCTCAGTACAGTCCATAATAAAATCATTCCCGGAAGCTTCAAAAATTCATCTATGTTTTCAGATATATATATAATGATATTCTGAAACTTCTGTTTGTATTTAGATGTTAATGATTTTTGCATGGTTTAGTGTGCTCTTTCGAATTAAAGTATGATAGTATATAATGGAGAATTTGTTAATACTTATCATAAGGAATCTCTAAATGAGTAAATATCTTTGGTGTCTGATTATTTCTTTTATTTTGTTAAATCATATGGGCTATGCCGAAATAAATGAAGATGAACCCCGTCATTTGTCTAAGGCAAAAGCTGCTGAACGATACGCAAATAAAGGCGATTACAATAAAGCAATCGAGCTATACACTGGGTTAGTTCATGAATACCCCGGAAACGAATATTTTATAAAAAATCTTGCCTATTTATTTAAGAAAACGAATAGAGTTAATGATGCAGCCCAAATGTATCTTCTGTTGTTTAAAAAAGAAATTATGAAGTTAAAACAACAGGGCAAATACGAGTTAAGTCAAAAAGCACTAAAACAATACTATAATATCCAGTCTATTCATCCACGTGACCCAATGATATATGTAAGACTTGGTCAGGAACTTATGGTGTATGGCAAGCCCGAATGGGCAAAGAAAGAAGCTCTTAAAGCGCTTGAGACTGATCCGCAATGTTCTGATGCATATATTCTTCTTGCCCAGTATTATCAAAAACAAAGAGAAATAAGGAAAGCTGTTGAGGCTCTTGAAAAATCTGTTGCAATAAATCCTGATAACTGTCGTGCACGGAATAATTTGGGTGGCTTATATCTTCAGATGTACCGCTATAACGACGCTGAAAAAGAGCTCAAGAAAGCAATAGAAATAAAAGGCGATAGCGCACACAGCTATTATAATTTGGCAGTTTTATACCTACAGAGGAAGGAATACGACAGAACGATATATAATCTGCAAAAAACGCTGGAATATAATCCACTCAATATAAATGCAATTATCTTGCTTGCAGATGTATATTTTGCACAGAAAAAGGATTTCAGGAAAGCTCTTTCGTTGTATTA
The sequence above is a segment of the Candidatus Ancaeobacter aquaticus genome. Coding sequences within it:
- a CDS encoding RluA family pseudouridine synthase, whose translation is MINNLTFKITKNDLPQRLDKYILKKIGTSSRSLIADVISSGDILLNDKKTQKGKLLRQNDSVKIVKLLETCDIKVIPNKKIKLDIIYEDESLLIINKPSGIPVHPIKPTETDTLSNALVAYNPKLSKIIEDNPLFPAFVHRLDTMTSGVIVAAKNMATYMYMREQFKKRKVKKIYYALVEGIVKKDGEIDNYMAHDPKDKKRMVVLKSYDKARRVLRAITKYTVKKNMESHTVAKIQIKTGVMHQIRCHMASIGHPLVGDKIYNKNKCEEAFLHEKRRSLHAYEIGFIYPRTRDKVTFTSELPNNLK
- a CDS encoding PEP-CTERM sorting domain-containing protein, whose translation is MIKKLLIAVSIAVMALTASNVFAITVGDPGFELGSYWSYNSGTNASSDRTNTFPPDGYASYTSAIADTYSAFMNVEQASGFAQVYQQFTTGFSEGDMVGLSGRVVQFDGEADQRWGQIKIEFYNGVDPISDFVSTEGFEGVNYVSGTYNYAAATTISFQKEVPATCDKVVIVFEVVTGGSPSGNASMLVDSVQAVPEPSTVGLFGIGLIGLVGAGVRKYRKKKI
- a CDS encoding glycosyltransferase family 39 protein → MDIFKSFFAGRVEEIFIKFNDNVEEYIKIPGKILLWVFLSLLIFFLFYAIRFDGLTKIDAMDTAQIARNVATGEGFTTKLIRPYALTVSPDIVDHPELTAPPLYTMVLAGMFRVFGATDRVVALTSSLFYLLSIPLIFLMACKLFDSKTAFLTLALYITNSAMLDYSISGLPMSFLIFMFMLFLFVLYYLNEESVLITLLAGLLLGLCFLSQYAYGLLYFVVVFHIMSSFESKKIRHIVYFTLIFVLSISPWLYRNYVVTGNPFYTLEFYKSIMFSNIFPGNSFLRIVRDINIPNKALGLALVQKTYYGIQALYRQIIFLPNNYLMVLFLVSLFVLYENVRTFAFRRFYIFASFVFLIVMSLFYPGTNLLVPFIPFIIMAAAHYYYYAVDSSYFAISRKMKLLILTVFILINIFPLITKFIGGGKSARAQTEKQMKTIEQLVGPNEVVVTDIPWAIAWYCNRTAIWLPFSNLDYAKIEKIIGDIPNVYLSPTLFNYPAAENVKMWKSIFMTRKVPKEIYLEKGTYLRSGGMFMSQTAKWEQLKEEEESILPQME
- a CDS encoding PEP-CTERM sorting domain-containing protein, encoding MIKKLFIVVAIAVMALTASNVFAFTITNGDFESGSAGWLGYDRDGAGTAAGSFAADTFPIPSASTGGTDYGAGKYTAAIADSKSWFLYVNSADSVGQASYSGLYQDINSGFSIGDTVGVSARLVTLDAGADRFSHIKLEFYDADDGTISDSDSSSGTEGVNKATTTYGYGENLTLVWTATVPDTTSYFRVNLILNTNADASDASAMWDNVSAVPEPSTVGLFGIGLIGLVGAGVRKYRKKKI
- a CDS encoding tetratricopeptide repeat protein, giving the protein MSKYLWCLIISFILLNHMGYAEINEDEPRHLSKAKAAERYANKGDYNKAIELYTGLVHEYPGNEYFIKNLAYLFKKTNRVNDAAQMYLLLFKKEIMKLKQQGKYELSQKALKQYYNIQSIHPRDPMIYVRLGQELMVYGKPEWAKKEALKALETDPQCSDAYILLAQYYQKQREIRKAVEALEKSVAINPDNCRARNNLGGLYLQMYRYNDAEKELKKAIEIKGDSAHSYYNLAVLYLQRKEYDRTIYNLQKTLEYNPLNINAIILLADVYFAQKKDFRKALSLYYRAMDYTGLITGSQAIIIQKKIANIEELLKKK
- a CDS encoding glycosyltransferase family 39 protein — protein: MQKSLTSKYKQKFQNIIIYISENIDEFLKLPGMILLWTVLSIVIFFVFFSIRFNGLIEIDAINDAQIAQNIAKGKGFTTSFLLPKTINEKTTLPQSDIITPPLNPYIVSRFISFFHKSDKIVALSSAVFYLLSVPLFFFLCMRLFDKRIALYSLALYITNPVLLSYSISGLSVSLLIFLFLILILLLYKIPDRYFVRVAAIGIILGLCYLTRYSYGLLYAPLLFYIYMSIDAKKDKVKACVLFTVFFLITTCPWLIRNSVLTGNPFYTLEFLKPLMFTTTFPENYLLCSTSPIDISFFQFISLIIKKFYYGIYINYNNLLYLPQNYLMPFFIMYFFAKQENLKLLSFKKIVLVLFLTITLILSLYYPGINILIPFIPIVIVYAVFYFITYIINGHFTRNLSKRIRQLLLLAFIIVNMYPLMTSLVHGGATISPYPVNRMNGIEQLTDADKVIISDIPWAIAWYSNRKSVWIPYNRDDYNKIKSSVGPIQCIYLSPLLRSFPAGENISVWLNAQFHKYLPWDIDLNKGKSMDFGGVIISDKQLWEKLEDNNDIE
- a CDS encoding PEP-CTERM sorting domain-containing protein — protein: MTKKFLIIMAIVVMALTASNVFAITVLNGDFESGDGDVGTASNWTPYYSFGGGSAIWYTENESKTYHYPPDGYANYTTAIAGDGSYFIETNASAKHAGIFQDFTTGFSVGESLVWSAQVVSYEANGTDALKGAIKVEYYDSTDFDSKLSESNSSTDAGASAGTTYINAANTLDSVLTIGWTNEVPVGTLGIRLNIVLNNDSLGAQGAVLVDNVSAVPEPSTVGLFGIGLIGLVGAGIRRYRKKKA
- a CDS encoding DUF1016 N-terminal domain-containing protein → MTTSLVSEAPYSKLLKQLKKEIAEGIVRAQKAYDTEKIAAYWNIGKSISDHLTKNKHRADYGKKLYKSLSRDLSVGERLLYQMSQFYNTYPDFKLSENLKWSHYRLLSSVKDKEKRDLIESKVSTDNLSNRALETFLKENKEEEIPPIKFSGKKKKKLSVSKGRLYTYKIFKDVYTDNFLIDCGFNIYKESDTTNFKGNFAQSVKTKNNYKFVAATTNRRHLYTYKAQIKKIVDGDTIWVNIDCGFKIWVKQKIRLRGIDTPAIETKKGIDASKFVSKTLKDLPFVIIKSHGRDKYGRYLTDIFYSKNEDNPLIVLEKGMFLNQVLLDEGLAKRLC